From Triticum aestivum cultivar Chinese Spring chromosome 4A, IWGSC CS RefSeq v2.1, whole genome shotgun sequence, a single genomic window includes:
- the LOC123083332 gene encoding uncharacterized protein — MTLEEELSKLAADVAAILPAPVRKAVDALARSSPARAAADALVYLSVGTTCTMFAAAFLTAFAGLACARGWGCTPAYVLSEIVDYLSTPVLLLLPPALVLFFLRAAGCRTKVAADAESLIVKNDEELTLLSPSPLALAILWLFIGSASMGTISFILFKCGSTEISDLLGYAALLCTFMWEALVYVRAAVALWRMNPGPSNMVAAE; from the exons ATGACACTCGAAGAAGAGCTCTCCAAGCTGGCTGCCGATGTAGCGGCCATCTTGCCGGCACCGGTGAGGAAGGCCGTGGATGCACTGGCGCGCAGCAGCCCCGCCCGGGCCGCCGCAGATGCCCTAGTCTACCTCTCCGTGGGCACGACCTGCACGATGTTCGCCGCCGCCTTCCTCACCGCCTTCGCGGGCCTGGCCTGCGCCCGCGGCTGGGGCTGCACTCCGGCCTATGTCCTGTCCGAGATAGTGGACTATCTATCCACACCTGTCCTGCTTCTCCTGCCGCCGGCgctcgtgctcttcttcctccGCGCCGCCGGCTGCAGGACCAAG GTGGCGGCGGATGCGGAGAGCCTCATCGTGAAGAATGACGAGGAGCTAACCCTTCTGTCGCCGTCGCCGCTGGCCTTGGCAATTCTTTGGCTTTTCATTGGGTCGGCGTCCATGGGAACCATCTCTTTCATTCTTTTCAAGTGTGGATCTACAGAGATCTCCGACCTTCTCGGCTACGCAGCTCTCTTGTGCACGTTCATGTGGGAAGCCCTCGTCTATGTCCGCGCTGCAGTGGCGCTGTGGAGGATGAATCCCGGGCCAAGCAACATGGTGGCTGCAGAGTAG
- the LOC123083335 gene encoding receptor kinase-like protein Xa21, producing MNQVLIQDTSKKMPRLATHKLLLRLVFTIIPFVILLPCMHSTDLDALLCLKSQLSDPSRALASWSNASLTPCGWQGVRCSTLNVSRVVSLDLASLNLTGQIFPCVAELDFLDRIHMPDNHLNGHISPDIGRLTRLTYLNLSVNSLGGAIPDAISSCSQLETISLESNSLEGEIPQALAQCLLLRQIVLSNNNLQGSIPSRFGLLPNLSVLFLTSNMLTGNIPEFLGSSGSLMLVNLRNNSLGGGIPPALFNSTTISYIDMSHNNLSGSIPPFLQTSSPLQYLSLTKNYLSGGIPSSIGNMSSLSSLQLAQNNFQGSIPDSLGKISGLQVLNLKDNNLSGIVPLAIYANTSLTYLSLSLNQLVGRIPADIGYTLPNITELILGGNQLDGPIPASLGNASNLHNLDLRQNSLTGVIPPLGHLSKLKILDVGTNMLKSGDWTFLSSLKNCTKLKMLCLDFNGLGGTIPTSFGDLSNNLEVLLLSDNQLIGEIPSAIGKLKGLTALVMQINSLSGRIPDTLGNLLNISLLSLSHNKLSGEIPQSIGKLERLTELYLMENNLTGQIPPSLEGCKNLLLLNLSSNNLYGSIPSELFSISTLSKGLDLSYNRLSGNIPSQIGSLMNLNSLSISNNRLSGEIPSALGQCLLLESLSLEENLLQGKIPKSLGTLRGINMMDLSQNNLSGEIPKFLESFTSLYVLNLSFNDFEGPVPKGGVFANSSAVFIQGNKKLCASSPLQQVPLCTTLDYKRKKTTHVVTIVVPLTTIIVIALACLAFILLKNRGIETEGHVTQSFREHNRYSYMDLYKATDGFCSSSIVGSGSFGVVYKGHSEFQSIAIKVFKLDQLGASKSFFAECDALRNIRHRNLIRVISLCSTTDPRGNEFKALILEYMEHGNLESWLYPKENKANPKGPLSLGSRITIAMDIAAALDYLHNRCSPPLVHCDLKPRNVLLGEEMVACLGDFGLAKFLHGDSSTGANKSSNIVGPRGSVGYIAPEYGMGCKVSIEGDIYSYGIILLEMITGKHPTDGMFKDGMNLHNFVEAALSREIGEILEPSFVTCDGEGGENLLMAETKWCVTRLAKLGLKCSEISAKSRPTTEDVYAEIISIKENFISLQHRQNKLTSSL from the exons ATGAACCAAGTGCTCATCCAGGACACGAGCAAAAAAATGCCTCGTCTAGCCACACATAAGCTGCTTCTGCGGCTTGTTTTCACCATCATTCCTTTCGTAATCCTTCTTCCCTGCATGCACTCCACTGATCTGGATGCACTTCTCTGCCTCAAGTCCCAGCTCTCTGACCCCTCACGAGCGCTAGCTTCTTGGAGCAACGCGTCTCTCACGCCCTGCGGTTGGCAAGGAGTGAGATGCAGCACGCTTAACGTGTCTCGCGTGGTTTCATTAGACCTCGCGTCACTAAATCTCACGGGCCAAATATTTCCCTGTGTTGCGGAGCTTGATTTCTTAGACCGAATCCACATGCCAGATAACCATCTCAATGGCCACATCTCCCCCGACATCGGCCGGTTGACCCGGCTTACATACCTCAACCTTAGCGTGAACTCCCTGGGTGGTGCCATCCCTGATGCCATATCTTCCTGTTCTCAACTCGAGACCATAAGCCTGGAGAGCAACTCCCTTGAAGGTGAGATCCCTCAAGCTCTCGCTCAGTGTTTGCTTCTCCGGCAAATTGTTCTCAGCAACAACAATCTTCAGGGAAGCATCCCATCCAGGTTCGGTTTGCTTCCCAACCTTTCTGTGCTATTTCTCACTAGCAACATGCTCACTGGAAACATTCCAGAGTTTTTAGGGAGTAGCGGTTCTCTCATGTTAGTGAATCTAAGAAATAACAGCCTCGGTGGAGGAATCCCTCCTGCCCTGTTCAATAGCACAACCATTTCCTACATAGATATGTCGCATAATAACCTTTCAGGATCTATCCCGCCTTTCCTTCAAACCTCTTCACCACTGCAATACCTCTCACTAACTAAAAACTACCTCTCTGGGGGCATTCCTTCTTCAATTGGAAACATGTCTTCCCTGTCTTCCCTTCAGCTTGCTCAAAACAACTTCCAAGGAAGCATTCCAGACAGCTTAGGTAAGATATCAGGTTTGCAAGTACTAAACTTGAAAGATAACAATTTGTCGGGCATTGTGCCTCTAGCAATTTACGCAAACACTTCCCTTACTTATCTTAGCCTTAGTCTCAATCAACTTGTTGGTAGAATTCCTGCGGACATTGGCTACACTCTTCCAAACATCACTGAGTTGATACTAGGAGGAAACCAATTGGATGGCCCAATTCCCGCTTCATTGGGCAACGCATCAAACCTCCACAATTTAGACCTTCGTCAAAATTCACTCACTGGTGTTATTCCTCCATTGGGACACTTAAGCAAGTTGAAAATCTTAGATGTGGGAACAAACATGCTTAAATCTGGAGATTGGACTTTCTTGTCTTCTCTAAAAAATTGTACTAAACTAAAGATGTTATGTTTGGATTTTAATGGCCTTGGGGGGACAATTCCTACCTCTTTTGGGGATCTTTCAAACAACCTAGAGGTGCTTCTCCTATCTGACAACCAACTGATAGGTGAAATACCTTCGGCAATAGGAAAACTCAAAGGCCTAACAGCTCTTGTAATGCAAATTAATTCACTGTCAGGGCGCATTCCTGATACCCTTGGAAATCTTCTGAATATATCACTACTAAGCTTATCCCACAACAAACTTTCCGGAGAAATCCCACAGTCGATTGGGAAACTAGAGCGACTCACCGAACTTTATCTCATGGAAAATAATTTGACTGGTCAAATTCCTCCTAGTTTGGAAGGCTGTAAAAATTTGTTGTTGCTGAACCTTTCATCCAATAATTTATATGGAAGCATTCCATCAGAACTCTTTTCCATCTCAACACTTTCTAAAGGCTTGGATCTTTCCTATAACCGACTCAGTGGGAACATACCTTCTCAGATAGGTAGTTTGATGAATTTGAACTCACTTAGCATATCCAACAACCGATTATCTGGTGAGATACCTTCCGCACTCGGCCAATGCCTTCTTTTGGAATCTCTCTCTTTGGAGGAAAATTTGTTGCAAGGAAAAATTCCAAAGTCTCTTGGGACTTTAAGAGGAATCAATATGATGGATCTATCTCAAAATAACTTGTCTGGTGAAATACCAAAATTTTTGGAGTCATTTACCTCCTTATATGTTCTAAACCTATCCTTCAATGACTTTGAGGGACCAGTCCCGAAAGGTGGTGTTTTCGCCAATTCAAGTGCGGTGTTCATCCAAGGAAACAAAAAATTGTGTGCAAGTTCTCCATTGCAACAAGTGCCACTTTGCACCACATTAGATTACAAAAGGAAGAAGACCACACATGTTGTAACTATAGTGGTTCCACTTACTACTATTATTGTAATTGCCTTGGCATGCCTTGCATTCATTCTTCTGAAGAATAGAGGTATTGAAACTGAAGGGCACGTCACCCAGTCCTTCAGGGAGCATAATAGATACTCATACATGGATTTATATAAAGCAACAGATGGTTTCTGTTCATCCAGTATTGTTGGTTCAGGAAGCTTTGGAGTGGTATACAAAGGCCATTCTGAATTTCAATCCATTGCCATTAAGGTATTCAAGCTTGACCAACTTGGAGCATCAAAGAGTTTCTTCGCTGAATGTGATGCACTAAGAAACATTCGCCACCGGAATTTGATTAGGGTGATTAGTTTATGCTCAACCACTGATCCAAGAGGAAATGAATTCAAAGCACTTATTCTTGAGTACATGGAACATGGTAACCTAGAAAGTTGGTTGTATCCAAAAGAAAACAAAGCCAACCCAAAAGGACCATTGAGTTTGGGCTCAAGGATAACAATAGCTATGGACATAGCTGCTGCATTAGATTATCTCCATAATCGATGCAGTCCTCCTTTGGTTCATTGTGATTTGAAACCACGCAATGTCCTTCTGGGTGAAGAAATGGTTGCATGTCTTGGTGACTTTGGACTCGCAAAATTTCTTCATGGAGACTCTTCAACGGGAGCTAATAAGTCCTCAAATATTGTTGGGCCGAGAGGATCAGTTGGATATATTGCACCTG AATATGGCATGGGGTGCAAGGTCTCAATAGAGGGTGATATCTATAGCTACGGAATTATTCTTTTAGAGATGATCACAGGAAAGCATCCAACAGATGGCATGTTTAAGGATGGTATGAACCTTCACAACTTTGTGGAAGCAGCACTTTCACGGGAAATTGGTGAAATCTTAGAACCAAGTTTTGTCACATGTGATGGAGAAGGAGGAGAAAATCTTCTAATGGCTGAAACAAAATGGTGTGTCACTCGACTAGCAAAACTTGGCCTAAAGTGCTCTGAGATTTCAGCAAAGAGTCGGCCGACAACAGAGGATGTTTATGCTGAAATCATCAGCATCAAAGAAAATTTTATATCATTGCAGCATAGACAAAATAAATTAACATCATCGTTGTAA
- the LOC123083333 gene encoding uncharacterized protein has translation MAMLHEEELSELAGDISVYVLLAAMLLVFVAGQACTGGWGCAVAHVVTKIWAQAILVLLLLPLALVLFFRRAAGCSSKAADAESLSVKDVEERPYDFSLALMWLLLVAMLGTFAFVFYMYGYPDLADLFGHAVLVVVFLCEAFLYVRAALSLWKMNPTPKPSSMVAAE, from the exons ATGGCGATGCTTCATGAAGAAGAGCTCTCCGAGCTGGCTGGCGACATATCGGTCTATGTGCTCCTCGCGGCCATGCTCCTCGTCTTTGTCGCGGGCCAGGCCTGCACCGGCGGCTGGGGCTGCGCCGTGGCCCACGTCGTGACGAAGATATGGGCCCAGGCCATACTCGTCCTGCTTCTCTTGCCGCTAgcgctcgtgctcttcttccgccGCGCCGCCGGCTGCAGCAGCAAG GCGGCGGACGCGGAGAGTCTGAGCGTCAAGGATGTTGAGGAACGACCTTATGACTTTTCCTTGGCTCTTATGTGGCTTTTGCTTGTGGCGATGTTGGGAACCTTCGCTTTCGTTTTTTACATGTATGGATATCCAGACTTGGCCGATCTTTTCGGCCACGCGGTTCTCGTGGTCGTTTTCCTGTGTGAAGCCTTCCTGTATGTTCGTGCTGCACTGTCGCTGTGGAAGATGAACCCCACTCCCAAGCCCAGCAGCATGGTGGCTGCAGAGTAA